In one Tessaracoccus palaemonis genomic region, the following are encoded:
- a CDS encoding acyl-CoA dehydratase activase-related protein, translating to MSDLGLDIGSTTVKAAVMDGERLVFSAYRRHNADARGALRDLLHDIDEALPGREFRCHVTGSAGLGVADLMGVGFVQEVIASTEAIERFNPTADVVIELGGEDAKITYLHPVVEQRMNGTCAGGTGAFIDQMATLLHTDAGGLDELASRYQNLYPIASRCGVFAKSDLQPLLNQGAPHTDLAASVFQAVATQTIAGLACGNPIRGNLVFLGGPLHFLPQLRAAYERALGDHVTSFTTPADAHLYVAIGAALVAGQQAETPRHRLTDLADGLRQRTLIPLATTRLRPLFLDDQERAEFLTRHARATVPRRELSEASGPVFLGIDAGSTTVKAVVTTADGELLFTHYQGSNDPVSVASAILRTVWEALPESAYLARACVTGYGEGLVRAALRLDDGEIETMAHYRAAEHLAPGVTSVIDIGGQDMKYLRIRRGAVDSIAVNEACSSGCGSFLQTFAATLGTDIQSFAAQALTSTAPVDLGTRCTVFMNSSVKQAQREGASPADIAAGLSYSVIRNTLYKVIKLKDASQLGERVVVQGGTFLNDAVLRSFELLTGVEVVRPDVAGLMGAYGAALTARRNWGQGERSQALDLDELDALRVDTSMDVCRLCQNHCQLTISRFSDGTRHVSGNRCERGVSTEKVPPKSELPNLYDYKYRRLFGYRRLTAEKATRGDIGIPRVLNMYENYPLWFTVLTKLGFRVMISGRSNHELFERGMDSIVSENICYPAKLAHGHVESLLDKGVDTIFLPCVPIEAKEVDGADNHFNCPVVAFYPQVLGKNVARLREEDVRYLAPMLSLDDPAKLATRLVEVFADWNVTLEEATAAVEAGFAEDAAAKADVRAEGRRALQYLAERGLKGIVLAGRPYHVDPEVNHGIPSLINGLGMGVLTEDSILDPAASELERPLRVLDQWAYHTRLYEAAARVATRPDLHLVQLNSFGCGVDAITTDQVAEILERSDDLYTLLKIDEVSNLGAATIRLRSMKAAAAERRGSETVETYDIDRTPPLFTLEARRTHTVYAPQMAPTHFRLIVPVLRKVGINVELLEHASTEDVEVGLKFVNNDACFPAIMVVGQLVNKIRSGEADPERSSVIITQTGGMCRATNYVGLLRKALADAGYPQIPVLAVSVQGLEESPGFTLSPSMIHPLLQALVLGDLLQSLLLRVRPYEARQGSAKELYGRWDLICQEWLQFSGRSATLGRSVGYSKLVRLIVGEFDALPLADGPRRPRVGIVGEILVKFHPDANNHVVDVVEDEGCEAVLPGMLPFFLMGMYSSRHRYETLGVGGSSRHLKAMATWLVERYQDPVRRALAATGGKFDVPATMKELAGKADGIISLGTLAGEGWLLTAEMVELIELGAPNIICAQPFACLPNHVVGRGMFAELRRQHPQANVVSVDYDPGASETNQLNRIKLMIATAHKQAARAGDGFRLGAATPVSPVDVWEDSLTR from the coding sequence ATGAGCGACCTTGGTCTCGATATCGGGTCCACGACGGTCAAGGCCGCTGTCATGGACGGAGAGCGTCTCGTGTTCAGCGCCTACCGGCGCCACAACGCCGACGCCCGCGGGGCGCTGCGCGACCTCCTCCACGACATCGACGAGGCCCTGCCGGGGCGGGAGTTCCGCTGCCACGTCACCGGATCTGCGGGTCTCGGCGTCGCCGACCTGATGGGCGTCGGCTTCGTCCAGGAGGTCATCGCCTCGACCGAGGCCATCGAGAGGTTCAACCCGACCGCGGATGTCGTGATCGAGCTCGGCGGCGAGGACGCGAAGATCACCTACCTCCACCCCGTCGTCGAGCAGCGCATGAACGGCACCTGCGCCGGTGGTACCGGCGCCTTCATCGACCAGATGGCGACGCTGCTGCACACCGACGCCGGCGGCCTCGACGAGCTCGCGTCCCGCTACCAGAACCTCTACCCGATCGCTTCGCGGTGCGGGGTGTTCGCCAAGTCCGACCTGCAGCCGCTGCTGAACCAGGGCGCCCCGCACACGGACCTGGCGGCCTCGGTCTTCCAGGCCGTCGCGACCCAGACCATCGCCGGCCTGGCCTGTGGCAACCCCATCCGCGGCAACCTCGTGTTCCTCGGCGGGCCACTGCACTTCCTGCCCCAGCTCCGCGCGGCCTACGAGCGCGCGCTCGGCGATCACGTCACGTCGTTCACCACCCCGGCGGACGCCCACCTCTACGTCGCCATCGGGGCCGCACTGGTGGCGGGTCAGCAGGCCGAGACACCGCGCCACCGTCTCACCGACCTTGCGGACGGGCTGCGTCAGCGCACGCTGATCCCCCTGGCGACCACGAGGCTGCGGCCCCTGTTCCTCGACGACCAGGAGCGCGCGGAGTTCCTGACACGCCACGCCCGCGCCACTGTCCCGCGCCGGGAGCTGTCCGAGGCGAGCGGGCCGGTCTTCCTCGGCATCGACGCCGGGTCCACGACGGTCAAGGCCGTCGTGACCACCGCCGACGGAGAGCTGCTGTTCACGCACTACCAGGGCAGCAACGACCCGGTCTCCGTCGCCTCGGCGATCCTGCGCACCGTCTGGGAGGCGCTTCCCGAGTCCGCCTACCTGGCCCGCGCCTGCGTCACCGGCTACGGGGAGGGCCTGGTCAGGGCCGCGCTCCGGCTGGACGACGGCGAGATCGAGACGATGGCGCACTACCGGGCCGCCGAGCACCTCGCGCCCGGCGTCACCTCGGTGATCGACATCGGCGGCCAGGACATGAAGTACCTGCGGATCCGCCGGGGAGCCGTCGACTCCATCGCCGTCAACGAGGCCTGTTCGTCGGGCTGCGGGTCCTTCCTGCAGACCTTCGCCGCGACGCTCGGCACCGACATCCAGAGCTTCGCCGCGCAGGCGCTGACCTCCACGGCCCCCGTCGACCTCGGCACCCGCTGCACCGTCTTCATGAACAGCTCGGTCAAGCAGGCCCAGCGCGAGGGCGCATCGCCCGCCGACATCGCCGCGGGCCTGTCCTACTCCGTCATCCGCAACACCCTCTACAAGGTCATCAAGCTGAAGGACGCCTCCCAGCTGGGGGAGCGCGTCGTGGTGCAGGGCGGCACGTTCCTCAACGACGCGGTGCTGCGCTCCTTCGAGCTGCTCACCGGGGTCGAGGTCGTCCGGCCCGACGTCGCCGGTCTGATGGGCGCGTACGGAGCGGCGCTGACCGCCCGCCGGAACTGGGGGCAGGGCGAGCGCTCGCAGGCCCTCGACCTCGACGAGCTCGACGCGCTGCGGGTCGACACGTCCATGGACGTCTGCCGGCTGTGCCAGAATCACTGCCAGCTCACCATCTCCCGGTTCTCCGACGGCACGCGCCACGTGTCGGGCAACCGCTGCGAGCGCGGCGTCAGCACCGAGAAGGTGCCACCGAAGTCCGAGCTGCCCAACCTGTACGACTACAAGTACCGACGGCTGTTCGGCTACCGGCGGCTCACGGCGGAGAAGGCCACGCGCGGCGACATCGGCATCCCCCGTGTGCTGAACATGTACGAGAACTACCCCTTGTGGTTCACGGTGCTCACGAAGCTCGGTTTCCGCGTGATGATCTCGGGCCGGTCCAACCATGAGCTGTTCGAGCGCGGCATGGACTCCATCGTCTCCGAGAACATCTGCTACCCCGCCAAGCTCGCGCACGGGCACGTTGAATCGCTGCTGGACAAGGGCGTCGACACCATCTTCCTGCCCTGCGTGCCGATCGAGGCCAAGGAGGTCGACGGCGCGGACAACCACTTCAACTGCCCCGTCGTCGCCTTCTACCCGCAGGTGCTCGGCAAGAACGTGGCCCGGCTGCGGGAGGAGGACGTGCGCTATCTCGCCCCGATGCTGAGCCTCGACGACCCCGCCAAGCTGGCCACCCGGCTCGTGGAGGTCTTCGCCGACTGGAACGTGACGCTGGAGGAGGCAACCGCCGCCGTCGAGGCGGGCTTCGCCGAGGACGCGGCGGCCAAGGCCGACGTGCGCGCCGAGGGCCGCCGGGCGCTCCAGTACCTCGCGGAGCGTGGCCTGAAGGGCATCGTGCTCGCCGGCCGCCCCTACCACGTCGATCCCGAGGTCAACCACGGCATCCCGTCGCTCATCAACGGTCTCGGCATGGGCGTGCTCACCGAGGACTCGATCCTCGACCCCGCCGCGAGCGAGCTGGAGCGCCCGCTGCGCGTGCTGGACCAGTGGGCCTACCACACCCGCCTCTACGAGGCCGCCGCCCGCGTCGCCACCCGGCCGGACCTGCACCTGGTGCAGCTCAACTCGTTCGGCTGCGGCGTGGACGCGATCACCACCGACCAGGTGGCGGAGATCCTCGAGCGCTCCGACGACCTCTACACGCTGCTGAAGATCGACGAGGTCTCGAACCTCGGCGCCGCCACCATCCGGCTGCGGTCGATGAAGGCGGCCGCCGCCGAGCGGCGCGGGTCCGAGACCGTGGAGACCTACGACATCGACCGCACCCCGCCGCTGTTCACCCTTGAGGCCCGCCGCACGCACACCGTCTACGCCCCGCAGATGGCCCCGACCCACTTCCGGCTCATCGTGCCGGTGCTGAGGAAGGTGGGCATCAACGTCGAGCTGCTCGAGCATGCGAGCACCGAGGACGTCGAGGTCGGCCTGAAGTTCGTCAACAACGACGCCTGCTTCCCGGCGATCATGGTCGTCGGGCAGCTTGTGAACAAGATCCGCTCCGGCGAGGCGGATCCTGAGCGCTCGTCGGTGATCATCACGCAGACCGGCGGCATGTGCCGCGCCACCAACTACGTCGGGCTGCTGCGCAAGGCTCTGGCGGACGCGGGATACCCGCAGATCCCCGTGCTTGCCGTCAGCGTGCAGGGCCTCGAGGAGAGCCCGGGGTTCACGCTGAGCCCGTCGATGATCCACCCCCTCCTGCAGGCGCTGGTACTCGGCGACCTGCTGCAGTCACTGCTGCTGCGCGTGCGCCCGTACGAGGCGCGGCAGGGCAGCGCGAAGGAGCTCTACGGACGCTGGGACCTGATCTGCCAGGAGTGGCTGCAGTTCTCCGGCCGCAGCGCGACGCTCGGGCGGAGCGTCGGCTACTCGAAGCTGGTCCGGCTGATCGTGGGCGAGTTCGATGCGCTCCCGCTGGCGGACGGCCCGCGGCGACCACGCGTCGGCATCGTCGGCGAGATCCTGGTGAAGTTCCACCCGGACGCGAACAACCACGTGGTCGACGTCGTCGAGGATGAAGGGTGCGAGGCCGTGCTGCCTGGCATGCTGCCGTTCTTCCTGATGGGGATGTACTCGTCGAGGCACCGCTACGAGACGCTCGGCGTCGGAGGCAGCTCGCGACACCTCAAGGCGATGGCGACGTGGCTCGTGGAGCGCTACCAGGACCCGGTCCGGCGCGCGCTGGCCGCCACCGGTGGCAAGTTCGACGTGCCGGCGACGATGAAGGAGCTGGCGGGCAAGGCCGACGGCATCATCTCGCTCGGCACCCTGGCCGGCGAGGGCTGGCTGCTGACCGCCGAGATGGTCGAGCTGATCGAGCTCGGTGCCCCCAACATCATCTGCGCGCAGCCGTTCGCCTGCCTGCCGAACCACGTCGTCGGCCGCGGCATGTTCGCGGAGCTGAGGCGTCAGCACCCTCAGGCCAACGTGGTGAGCGTCGACTACGACCCCGGTGCCTCCGAGACCAACCAGCTCAACCGCATCAAGTTGATGATCGCCACCGCCCACAAGCAGGCGGCCAGGGCAGGGGACGGGTTCCGGCTGGGGGCGGCCACGCCCGTCTCCCCGGTCGACGTCTGGGAGGACTCACTCACCCGCTGA
- a CDS encoding ComEC/Rec2 family competence protein produces MSATHDLRLVPVAAVTWVGAWVGVSGWRPEPRVLLPLTAAVVLAMVVAARAGRWWLAVCLLVLTCSSLAAGALSWQRHGSPVADLAADGRIGTVEFVVRALPHQGARAVAVDADLVRVQARGVEVGASVPVVLLGSGERADDLLALRVGGRYRAVARLGATELSDREAAVVSLRSAPQEVAAPGPADAWAATLREGLRAAMAHSPPDQAAIVPSLVVGDTRAVGEGLREDFRSTGLTHLMAVSGANLSLMLGALLAAARVCGVRGWGLRGLAAVGVAAFIVLCGSEPSVLRAAAMGLIALAGIGAGRGRRSLRALSLAVCVLLWLDPWLASSAAFALSVLACAGIVLLGPLLRSSLARWLPVWLAESLAVPIAAQLATQPIVTAISDHVSVVGVLANVLAGPFVGPTTVLGFVAAFLSPLGVPAVLPAWLAGWCAQPILWLAGGGASLPSASWEWPATTSGLVLVALGSAALGSLLVVALRSPWGGAAFAALLVSACLIRPVPLGWPGEWNAVFCDVGQGDATLIRAGPRAAVVIDAGPEPAPALTCLDAAGIDAVPLLVLTHYHADHVGGATEIIARYRPGLVLVRGGAVPAWLSAAAGPVGATVRSTAPGESIVVGDVTWTTVSTGQAPPGPGVAGEGEGSAENDASVVAVAESGGLRVVLPGDAEPAGQAAALRGAARLGISLSASVLKLPYHGSARQEPRFFAATGASLAVASAGRDNDYGHPAEAALELSTRLGMTVARTDEQGSVAVALDEAQLVVRAARSPRG; encoded by the coding sequence ATGAGCGCCACGCATGACCTGAGGCTGGTGCCGGTGGCGGCCGTGACATGGGTCGGCGCCTGGGTCGGTGTCTCCGGCTGGCGCCCCGAGCCCCGGGTGCTGCTTCCGCTGACCGCGGCGGTGGTGCTCGCGATGGTCGTGGCGGCGCGGGCGGGGCGATGGTGGCTGGCGGTGTGCCTGCTGGTGCTCACCTGTTCATCGCTGGCCGCGGGGGCGCTTTCCTGGCAGCGCCACGGGTCGCCCGTGGCCGACCTCGCGGCGGACGGGCGGATCGGCACGGTGGAGTTCGTGGTGCGGGCACTCCCGCATCAGGGAGCCAGGGCCGTGGCGGTCGACGCGGATCTCGTACGCGTGCAGGCGCGTGGAGTGGAGGTCGGCGCGTCCGTGCCGGTGGTGCTCCTCGGGTCGGGGGAGCGGGCGGATGATCTGCTCGCGCTCCGCGTGGGCGGCCGGTACCGCGCGGTCGCGCGGCTCGGTGCCACGGAGCTGTCCGATCGCGAGGCGGCCGTCGTGAGCCTCCGGTCGGCTCCGCAGGAGGTGGCAGCGCCGGGGCCAGCGGACGCCTGGGCGGCCACCCTGCGGGAGGGGTTACGCGCCGCGATGGCGCACTCTCCGCCCGACCAGGCCGCCATCGTCCCCTCGCTGGTGGTCGGCGACACGAGGGCGGTGGGCGAGGGCCTGAGGGAGGACTTCCGGTCCACGGGGCTGACGCACCTCATGGCCGTCTCCGGAGCGAACCTCTCCCTGATGCTGGGGGCGCTCCTGGCTGCGGCCAGGGTCTGCGGAGTGCGCGGCTGGGGACTACGGGGGCTCGCCGCAGTCGGCGTGGCCGCTTTCATCGTGCTGTGCGGCAGCGAGCCGTCGGTGCTTCGGGCCGCGGCGATGGGGCTGATCGCGCTGGCGGGGATCGGCGCGGGGCGGGGCCGACGCAGCCTGCGGGCCCTGAGCCTCGCCGTCTGCGTCCTGCTGTGGCTCGACCCCTGGCTGGCGTCGTCGGCGGCGTTCGCGCTGTCCGTGCTCGCCTGCGCGGGGATCGTGCTGCTCGGTCCCCTCCTGCGGTCCTCCCTGGCGCGTTGGCTTCCCGTCTGGCTCGCGGAGTCGCTGGCAGTGCCCATCGCGGCCCAGCTGGCCACGCAGCCGATCGTGACGGCGATCAGCGACCACGTCTCCGTCGTCGGTGTGCTCGCCAACGTCCTGGCCGGCCCGTTCGTCGGACCGACCACCGTGCTGGGCTTCGTGGCGGCCTTCCTGAGTCCGCTGGGGGTGCCCGCGGTGCTGCCGGCCTGGCTTGCCGGGTGGTGTGCCCAGCCGATCCTGTGGCTGGCCGGAGGCGGCGCATCGCTGCCGAGTGCCTCCTGGGAATGGCCGGCGACGACGTCGGGACTGGTGCTCGTGGCTCTGGGCTCCGCCGCGCTGGGTAGCCTGCTGGTGGTCGCCCTGCGGAGCCCGTGGGGCGGGGCGGCATTCGCGGCGCTCCTCGTGTCCGCCTGCCTCATCCGACCGGTGCCGCTCGGCTGGCCAGGGGAGTGGAACGCGGTGTTCTGCGATGTCGGGCAGGGAGACGCAACCCTCATCAGGGCCGGGCCCCGGGCGGCGGTGGTGATCGACGCCGGGCCGGAGCCCGCGCCTGCGCTGACGTGCCTGGACGCGGCAGGGATCGACGCGGTTCCTCTGCTCGTGCTGACGCACTATCACGCCGACCACGTCGGCGGCGCGACGGAGATCATCGCGCGCTACAGGCCGGGGCTTGTCCTCGTGCGCGGCGGTGCCGTGCCCGCCTGGCTGAGCGCCGCGGCCGGTCCGGTCGGGGCCACCGTGCGCTCCACCGCTCCGGGCGAGTCGATCGTCGTGGGCGATGTCACCTGGACGACCGTCTCCACCGGGCAGGCCCCACCCGGGCCCGGGGTCGCGGGAGAGGGAGAGGGGAGCGCGGAGAACGACGCGTCGGTCGTCGCCGTGGCGGAGTCCGGCGGGCTGAGGGTGGTGCTGCCCGGCGATGCGGAGCCCGCTGGCCAGGCGGCGGCGCTGCGCGGTGCGGCGCGACTGGGGATCAGCCTGTCGGCCAGCGTCCTCAAGCTTCCCTATCACGGGTCGGCGCGCCAGGAGCCCCGGTTCTTCGCGGCCACGGGAGCCAGTCTGGCCGTGGCCAGCGCCGGCCGCGACAACGACTACGGCCACCCGGCCGAGGCGGCCCTCGAGCTCAGCACCCGGCTCGGCATGACGGTCGCGCGCACCGACGAGCAGGGCTCCGTCGCTGTCGCCCTGGATGAGGCTCAACTCGTCGTGCGGGCCGCGCGCTCCCCCCGGGGGTAG
- a CDS encoding ComEA family DNA-binding protein produces MGRSDDEELIRARLAYLGAGRRGLGDPRRGVVDDDAPASQPPASAPVPPLLPRFRVQLRHVAVVALLVLIGIGVSFATLGRSSATVVPVEPVVVSTAAPAAAVSTTDGPSSSAPLRVHVAGEVRSPGVVLVSPGAIVQDAIESAGGLTKEADPALLNLAAQLADGMQIVVGSSQSPAGEIVGEATATQGLLVNLNTATAEQLEELPGVGPVTAAAIVAWRAESGPFSAVDDLQEVSGIGPKTYEQLRELVTI; encoded by the coding sequence ATGGGACGAAGTGACGACGAGGAACTCATCCGTGCCCGGCTCGCATACCTGGGGGCGGGGCGGCGCGGCCTGGGAGACCCGCGGCGCGGTGTCGTGGACGACGACGCGCCGGCGTCGCAGCCGCCTGCCTCAGCGCCCGTGCCACCCCTCCTCCCGCGGTTCAGGGTGCAGTTGCGCCACGTCGCCGTCGTCGCGCTGCTCGTACTGATCGGCATCGGCGTGAGCTTTGCGACGCTCGGTCGCAGCTCAGCCACCGTGGTTCCTGTGGAGCCTGTCGTCGTGAGCACGGCAGCGCCGGCCGCAGCGGTCTCCACCACAGACGGGCCATCCTCGTCGGCTCCGCTGCGTGTCCACGTGGCCGGAGAGGTCCGCAGCCCCGGCGTCGTTCTCGTCAGCCCCGGCGCGATCGTGCAGGACGCGATCGAGTCCGCCGGAGGCCTGACGAAGGAGGCCGATCCAGCGTTGCTCAACCTGGCGGCGCAGCTCGCGGACGGCATGCAGATCGTCGTGGGGAGCAGCCAGAGCCCCGCGGGGGAGATCGTGGGCGAGGCCACCGCCACCCAGGGTCTGCTGGTGAACCTCAACACCGCCACAGCCGAGCAGCTCGAGGAGCTGCCGGGGGTAGGGCCGGTCACCGCCGCGGCGATCGTCGCGTGGCGCGCGGAGAGCGGCCCGTTCAGCGCCGTCGACGATCTGCAGGAGGTCAGTGGCATCGGGCCGAAGACGTACGAGCAGCTCAGGGAACTCGTGACGATATGA
- the leuS gene encoding leucine--tRNA ligase produces MSQEPGHYDKVQAQEKWQAFWEADRTFEPLDDGSRERRYVLDMFPYPSGDLHMGHAEAYAMGDVVSRYLRLKGFDVMHPIGWDSFGLPAENAAIKHNTHPSEWTYANIETQVRSFKRYGLSLDWSRRLHTSDEEYYRWTQWLFLRFFERGLAYRKDSYVNWCPKDQTVLANEQVVQGHCERCGTEVTKRKLNQWYFTTTDYAQQLLDDMQQLEGGWPEHVLAMQRNWIGRSEGAHVQFAIEGRDEPVTVFTTRPDTLFGATFMVVAPDSELAQQLVTAAQRPAFDAYLEQVKKTTEIERQSTEHEKTGVWLGLSATNPVNGEQVPVWAADYVLADYGTGAIMAVPAHDQRDLDFALKYDLPVRTVLDVDGTDPAVTGVATVGDGAYLNSGLLDGLSDKKSGVSTIIAQLEEQGTGTGTIQYRLRDWLLSRQRFWGCPIPIVHCEQCGEVAVPDDQLPVKLPDLRGAALAPKGISPLAAATDWVATTCPRCGGPAKRDTDTMDTFVDSSWYFFRYCSPHFADGPFDVEAVRNWMPVAQYVGGVEHAILHLLYMRFFTKVLRDMGMVDFDEPMLKLLNQGQVINQGRAMSKSLGNGVDLGAQIDEFGVDAVRLTVVFAGPPEDDIDWADMSPASSLKFLQRAYRIASEVTSAPDVDFAAGDAALRKATHKAIGEISQLIESGRFNVAIARTMELVNATRKAIDGAAGPADPAVREATMFIAQSLSLVAPYVAEEMWEALGLPPSIANSEWPAYDESLTRDDTVTMVVQIQGKIRGKLEVPADVTEEAALELALADEGVQRSLAGREIVKVIARLPKMLSLVPGR; encoded by the coding sequence GTGAGCCAGGAACCGGGTCACTACGACAAGGTGCAGGCGCAGGAGAAGTGGCAGGCCTTCTGGGAGGCCGACCGCACCTTCGAGCCGCTCGATGACGGTAGTCGCGAGCGCCGCTACGTGCTCGACATGTTCCCCTACCCCTCCGGCGACCTCCACATGGGGCACGCCGAGGCGTACGCCATGGGCGACGTCGTCTCGCGCTACCTGCGCCTCAAGGGTTTCGACGTCATGCACCCGATCGGCTGGGACTCCTTCGGTCTGCCCGCCGAGAACGCGGCGATCAAGCACAATACGCACCCGTCCGAGTGGACCTACGCCAACATCGAGACGCAGGTGCGCTCTTTCAAGCGCTACGGTCTGAGCCTGGACTGGTCGCGTCGGCTGCACACCTCCGACGAGGAGTACTACCGCTGGACGCAGTGGCTGTTCCTGCGGTTCTTCGAGCGCGGGCTGGCGTACCGCAAGGACTCCTACGTCAACTGGTGCCCGAAGGACCAGACCGTGCTCGCCAACGAGCAGGTCGTCCAGGGGCACTGTGAGCGGTGCGGGACCGAGGTCACCAAGCGCAAGCTGAACCAGTGGTACTTCACGACCACCGACTACGCCCAGCAGCTGCTGGACGACATGCAGCAGCTGGAGGGTGGCTGGCCCGAGCACGTCCTCGCCATGCAGCGCAACTGGATCGGCCGCTCCGAGGGCGCGCACGTCCAGTTCGCCATCGAGGGCCGCGACGAGCCCGTCACCGTGTTCACCACCCGCCCGGACACGCTCTTCGGCGCCACCTTCATGGTCGTCGCTCCCGACAGTGAGCTGGCGCAGCAGCTGGTGACCGCCGCCCAGCGTCCCGCCTTCGACGCCTACCTGGAGCAGGTGAAGAAGACCACCGAGATCGAACGCCAGTCGACCGAGCACGAGAAGACCGGTGTCTGGCTGGGTCTGAGCGCCACCAACCCGGTCAACGGGGAGCAGGTGCCCGTCTGGGCGGCCGACTACGTGCTGGCCGACTACGGCACCGGCGCGATCATGGCCGTGCCCGCTCACGACCAGCGCGACCTGGACTTCGCCCTGAAATACGACCTGCCCGTGCGCACGGTGCTCGACGTGGACGGCACCGACCCCGCGGTCACCGGCGTCGCGACGGTCGGCGACGGCGCCTACCTGAACTCCGGGCTGCTGGATGGCCTGAGCGACAAGAAGTCGGGCGTGTCGACGATCATCGCCCAGCTGGAGGAGCAGGGCACCGGCACCGGCACCATCCAGTACCGCCTGCGGGACTGGCTGCTGTCGCGCCAGCGCTTCTGGGGCTGCCCCATCCCGATCGTGCACTGCGAGCAGTGCGGCGAGGTCGCCGTCCCCGACGACCAGTTGCCGGTGAAGCTGCCCGACCTGCGCGGCGCCGCCCTCGCTCCCAAGGGCATCTCGCCCCTGGCCGCGGCGACGGACTGGGTCGCCACGACGTGCCCCCGGTGCGGCGGCCCGGCCAAGCGGGACACCGACACGATGGACACGTTCGTCGACTCCTCGTGGTACTTCTTCCGCTACTGCTCGCCCCACTTCGCCGACGGCCCGTTCGACGTGGAGGCAGTCCGCAACTGGATGCCCGTCGCCCAGTACGTCGGTGGCGTCGAGCACGCGATCCTGCACCTGCTGTACATGCGGTTCTTCACCAAGGTGCTGCGCGACATGGGCATGGTCGACTTCGACGAGCCGATGCTCAAGCTGCTGAACCAGGGCCAGGTCATCAACCAGGGCCGCGCGATGAGCAAGTCGCTCGGCAACGGTGTCGACCTGGGCGCGCAGATCGACGAGTTCGGCGTCGACGCGGTCCGCCTCACCGTCGTGTTCGCCGGCCCTCCGGAGGACGACATCGACTGGGCCGACATGTCCCCGGCCTCCAGCCTGAAGTTCCTGCAGCGCGCCTACCGCATCGCCTCCGAGGTGACGTCCGCTCCCGACGTGGACTTCGCGGCCGGCGACGCCGCGCTGCGCAAGGCGACGCACAAGGCGATCGGCGAGATCTCGCAGCTCATCGAGTCCGGCCGCTTCAACGTGGCCATCGCGCGCACCATGGAGCTCGTCAACGCGACGCGCAAGGCGATCGACGGGGCTGCCGGCCCAGCCGATCCGGCCGTGCGGGAGGCCACGATGTTCATCGCGCAGTCGCTGAGCCTGGTTGCCCCGTACGTCGCGGAGGAGATGTGGGAGGCGCTCGGCCTGCCGCCGTCGATCGCGAACAGCGAATGGCCCGCCTACGACGAGTCCCTGACCCGGGACGACACCGTCACGATGGTTGTGCAGATCCAGGGCAAGATCCGCGGCAAGCTGGAGGTTCCCGCCGACGTGACAGAGGAGGCGGCCCTCGAGCTGGCGCTGGCCGATGAGGGCGTGCAGCGTTCGCTGGCCGGCCGCGAGATCGTCAAGGTCATCGCGCGCCTGCCGAAGATGCTGAGCCTCGTGCCCGGAAGGTGA
- a CDS encoding PfkB family carbohydrate kinase: MRFVVCGEALIDLMPQEVLSPEESLWVARSGGGPLNSAVALAKLGCDTHFLGRLSTDAFGRQLSAHLASAGAQLDLAVTTDDPTTMAVVSLDDEGKATYAFHFEGTTNFNWRPEEFPTLAGDDWLHLGSIGTIIEPGFRHVRDFVNQTEATVSFDLNVRPSTLPDRAEYFARISDLMAAVGRNGGIAKASDEDIAWLVDDDSDPLAYAGTWAEEFGLSLFIVTLGPDGVAAVKPDGRVVRVPGRRVEVVDTVGAGDTFMAGFLSAYAEDPSDVEGALARGAAAAAIVCTRQGAKPPTAAEVDALLAS; this comes from the coding sequence ATGCGTTTCGTCGTATGTGGTGAGGCCCTGATCGACCTCATGCCCCAGGAGGTGCTCTCGCCGGAGGAGAGCCTGTGGGTCGCGCGTTCCGGTGGGGGGCCGCTCAACTCCGCGGTGGCCCTTGCGAAGCTCGGGTGCGACACCCATTTTCTCGGCCGACTGAGCACCGACGCGTTCGGGAGGCAGTTGTCAGCGCACCTGGCATCGGCCGGCGCCCAGCTCGACCTGGCCGTCACCACCGACGACCCGACAACCATGGCCGTCGTCAGCCTCGACGACGAGGGCAAGGCCACCTACGCCTTCCACTTCGAGGGCACCACGAACTTCAACTGGCGACCCGAGGAGTTCCCCACCCTCGCCGGGGACGACTGGCTGCACCTCGGCTCCATCGGAACCATCATCGAGCCTGGCTTCCGGCACGTCCGTGACTTCGTGAACCAGACCGAGGCGACCGTCAGCTTCGACCTCAACGTCCGCCCCTCGACGTTGCCCGACCGCGCCGAGTATTTCGCACGGATCTCCGACCTGATGGCCGCGGTGGGCCGCAACGGCGGCATCGCCAAGGCCAGCGACGAGGACATCGCCTGGCTCGTCGACGACGACTCGGATCCGCTGGCCTACGCTGGCACGTGGGCCGAGGAGTTCGGGCTCTCCCTCTTCATCGTCACCCTCGGCCCCGACGGCGTGGCCGCGGTGAAGCCCGACGGCAGGGTCGTCCGGGTCCCCGGACGGCGCGTCGAGGTCGTCGACACCGTCGGTGCGGGGGACACGTTCATGGCCGGGTTCCTGTCGGCGTATGCGGAGGACCCCTCCGACGTGGAGGGTGCGCTGGCCCGGGGCGCGGCCGCCGCCGCGATCGTCTGCACGCGCCAGGGGGCCAAGCCCCCGACCGCCGCAGAGGTGGACGCACTGCTCGCGTCCTGA